The genomic window GAAAGCGCGCAGGGCGCCGCCATCGGCGTCGGCGGCGCGGAGGTGCTCAACTTCTGCGCCAACAACTATCTGGGCCTCGCGAACCATCCGGCCCTCGTTGCGGCGGCCCATGCCGGATTGGACAACTGGGGCTACGGAATGTCTTCCGTCCGCTTCATCTGCGGGACGCAGCAGCTGCACAAGCAACTGGAAAAAAAGGTTTCGGACTTTCTCGGAACCGACAACACCATTCTCTATTCCTCCTGCTTCGATGCCAACGGCGGCCTGTTCGAAACCCTGCTGACCGACGGGGATGCCGTGATTAGCGATGCGCTCAACCATGCTTCGATCATCGACGGCGTCCGTCTCTGCAAGGCGCAGCGGCACATCTACGCCAACTCCAATATGGAAGAGCTGGAGGTGCGGCTGCAGGAAACCCAGGATTGCCGCATCCGGCTGATCGCGACCGACGGCGTATTTTCGATGGATGGAACCATCGCGAACCTGCCCGCCATTTGCGAGCTGGCCGACCGCTACAATGCGCTGGTCATGGTCGACGATTCGCACGCGGTCGGCGTGCTCGGCAAGGGCGGGCGGGGCACGCCCGAGCATTGCGGGGTCATGGGGCGGGTGGACATTCTCACCGGCACCTTCGGCAAGGCGCTGGGCGGCGCCAGCGGCGGCTATGCCAGCGGGCGCCAAGAGGTGATCGACCTGCTGCGCCAGCGTTCGCGGCCCTACCTCTTTTCCAACACCATCGCGCCGCCGATTGCCGCCGCGTCCATCCGGGCATTGGAACTCGTTTCCTCCCCCAACGATTTGCTGGGCCGGTTGACGGCGAATACCGCCTACTTCCGCATGAGAATGAAGGAGGCCGGCTTCGATGTCCCCGAAGGCGACCATCCGATCGTGGCGATCATGCTGGGCGATGCGCGGCTCGCCACGGCGATGGCCGAACGCTTGCTCGGGCGGGGCATCTATGTTATCGGTTTTTCCTTCCCCGTGGTTCCCCGGGAGAAGGCGCGCATCCGGGTGCAGATTTCCGCGGCGCACAGCATGGAAAACCTGGATGATGCCATCGAACAGTTTTCGGCGGTCTACCGGGAACTCGCATAGGAAAACCAGGAATGTTGAAAGGAAGACCAATGGAAAAACCCGCAGTAGAACACGTGAAACAGCTTCGTGCCTTGTTGAAGGAGAACCGGCTCGATGCCTACGTGGTTCCGAGCGCCGACCCGCACCAGACGGAATATGTCCATCCGCACTGGCGCTGCCGCGCCTGGCTGAGCGGCTTCACCGGTTCCGCGGGCACCGCCGTGGTGATGGCCGAAAAGGCGGGGGTCTGGGCCGACGGGCGCTATTTCATCCAGGCGGAGCGCGAACTGGAAGGTTCCGGGTTCGAGCTGTTCAAAATGAAAATGGATGGCGTGCCGGAGCTGATCGACTGGCTGGCCGAGAACGTGCCGCAAGGTGGGGCCGTGGGGGTCGACGGCCGGTTGATCACCGCGAAGCAGGGCAAGGAATGGGCGGAAAAACTGGAAAAGAAAAAGGCACGGCTGGTAACCGATGTCGATCTGGTTTCCCAGGTTTGGATCGACCGCCCGGAGCTGCCGACCGATCCCGCCAAACGTTGGCCGGTTGAATATGCGGGGCGTTCCGCCGCCGACAAGTTGAAGGAGATCCGCGCGGCCATGGAGGAGCAGGATGCCGACACCTATCTGATCTCCTCCATCTACGATGTCAACTGGCTGTTCAATATCCGCGGCAACGATACGGCGCACACGCCGCTGCTCACGTCCTATGCGCTGGTGGAAAAGGATAAAGCCACGCTGTTCGCCGAAGAAGCCAAGCTGACCCAGGAGGTCCGCGAAGGGCTGGCCGCCGAGGGCATCGGTGTTGCGCCCTACGATGGAATATTCGAAGCGGTGGAAGAGCTGCCGGAGTCGGCGGCCGTCTTTCTTTGCGAAGAGCGGGTGAGCGCCGCGCTGCGCCGGCGAATCCCATGCAAGGTGGTCGAGGGGAAGGAGCTGGCCAGCCTGCCCAAGGCACGCAAGAACGAAACCGAACTCCACAACTGGGAGCGGGTGCATGAGCTCGATGGCGTGGCCATGGTGCGCTACTGGAAATGGCTCGAGGAAAACGTGCCGAACGGCGGCGTCGACGAGGTCGATGCCTCCGATGAACTCGAACGGCTGCGCCTCGCGAACCCCGAATGTCTCGATCTGAGTTTCACCTCGATTTCCGGCTATGGCCCCAACGCCGCCATGATGCACTACTGCGCCAAGCGCGGCGATTGCGCCACCCTGGAGCCGAAGGGGTTCTATCTGATCGACTCCGGCGGGCAATACCTCGGCGGCACCACCGACATCACGCGCACCTTCGCCCTCGGCGAGCTGACCGACGAACAGCGCATGGACTACACGCTGGTGCTCAAGGGCGTCATCAATCTTTCAAGCACGCGCTTCCTGAAAGGGACGGCCGGCAACAACCTCGACGTGCTCGCGCGCCTCGCGATGTGGGAACACGGGGTGGACTACAAATGCGGCACCGGCCACGGCGTCGGCTGCTACCTCAACGTCCATGAAGGGCCCCAGGGCATCAGTGCGCATAAGACGTGCGATACCCCCTTTGAGCCGGGCATGCTGTTGACGATCGAGCCGGGCGTCTACAAGGAAGACCGCCATGGCATCCGCATCGAAAACATGGCGGTGGTGGAAGAGGACTGCGAAACCGAATGCGGCATCTTCTACCGCTTCCGGACGCAGACGCTCTGCCCGGTCGACACCGCACCGCTCAAGGCCGAACTGATGACCGAGAAGGAACTCAAGTGGCTCAACGCGTTCCATCAAAAGGTCTTCGATCGTCTCGCCCCGCATCTTTCCGCAGAAGAGCGCGCCTGGCTCGAAAACAAAACCCGCCCGTTCCCCGCTGAGGTTGGCCACAAAGGATAAATGGCACCAGACCGATTATACCCAATTGAACTGATTCGTTTTTTACCACAGAGGGCACCGAGGCACAGAGGAGCGGGGGTGCTATATTCCTCTCTGCCTCGGTGTCCTCTGTGGTGAGACGATTCAAGTTGAGTTCCTTTAGATGGACGGACGATTCGGCGCGGGCGAAAGCGTCAAAACCCCCCGACGGAAAACAGGCGCGGCGTGGGCCGCGCCTGTTGGCGTAAAACGGATGGGCAAGGTGGGCTATTCAGCCAGCTTGACCCGATAGAACTCGTTGTCCTTATCCATTTCTTCGGTGATCGAGATAACGGCATCCTCGCCGGCGACATTCGTTACGGTTTCCCAGATGCCAACGGTCAGCGATTCCCTGGCTTGGAGCTCGTAGTTCGCACCCGACTGCCCGTACCAGCTGAAGCCTGCGTGCGTGCCGCCGCCCCCGGACAGATCCATCGTAATGTCGCCGATGCCGGTTACGACATTGACCGGAACAAACGAAACGCTCTGAATCTCAAGCCCCGTGGAAGCCCGTTGGGAATAGATCGCGAAGTGGTATTCCTTGGTCAGGTCGAATGTCGTCGTGCCCATGGTTGCGGCGGCTCCATCGACACTATAGCTGTAGTTGCCGTCCGCATCCACCGTAAGGCTGAAGGTGCGGTCGGTTCCGGCAGAGATAGTTTGAGCAGTGCTCAACGAGGTCAATATGCCAGCCGCATCGCCCTCCGTATAGGTGCAGTGGTTTAGGCCCTGATTACCATTCCGGGCGGTGAGGCTGATTCCAAGGGACTCTTGCTTGGTCGCGGCATAAAGCATCCCTGGTAGACCCTCAACACCATCAATCAGTCCAATGCCTACTGACTCCGAAAGGGTTCCGGGAACGCCAACGATCGAATAGGTTACGTCCAGTGTGAAGCCGTGTGTTACGGGGAATGTATTAGCCGTGTGCACGCCGCCGTGCTGAGCACCCAAATTGCTGCCCAATCCTTGACTGAACACCAGGTTGTCCGAATTGTCCGTGACATAAAGTGTGTAGCTGGTGAGTGCTACATATTCCAATCCGCCACCGCTTCCGGTGTTCACGTCAAGCCCATCGCCATCGAAGGTGTCGACATATTTGGAGAGGTCGGGAGCGACATACGCGAGGACTTCAATCGTCATCGTGGCGGTGGCGGTGCGGCCAATGTTGTCCGTCACCTGAACGTTGAAGGAGTTGACTCCCACATCACCCGGAGCAGGCGTTCCGCCGAGGGTGCCGTCTTCGGCGATGCTCAGCCAGGTGCCGGTCGTCAGGTTGCTGAAGACCAATTCCGCACCTGTCGCCGCGCTGGCAATGGAGCCGGTGTATTCCACATTTTCCTCGGCAGGATCTGCACTGAAGGGATCCGCGCTAAACGTCGGAGCGGGGTCTGCCCACTCGGTATCGGTGCGGAACGGGGCGGCGGGCAGGCCGTCGGAGTTCACCAGGTTGATGGTGTCCTTCGCATAGGGCAGCCAGGCGTAGCGAACATACATCGGGGTTGCAACCGATGTGGAACTGACGGTGACGTCCGAACCGCTGATGCTTGCGCTGTCGGCGGCATGGAATACAGCGTCCGCACCCGCGACTTCGAATGCGGCCGGATCGGCGGCATCGTCGGTCGTCAGGCCGGTGGCGCTGGAGAAGCTGACGGTGACGTCGCTTCCGGCGATGCTGACGGACGACAGGGTCGGTCCGTGTGCTTCAACCGGGAGGCCGTATTCATATTTCTGTGCCAGCAGCGAGAGGCGCTGGCCGATCGGCCCCTTGTCGTAGGGGTGGATGTTGCCGGAAAGGCCGGTGTCCAGCGTAACCGCAACATAGGCGTTGGGGATCGTCAGCAATTGGTCCTGCGCTTCGCGGAACCAGGGCCAGTAGGTGCTGTTGTAGGAGGGGAGCTGAACGCCGTAGAAGGCGAGGTCGCCCTGGCCAAACAGCGAACGGTATTCCGTAACGAATGCGGGCAGGGTGTCGCCATACTGGTCGGCATCGGTCGCGTTGCCGGCGTTGGCTTCGCCCTGATACCACACGAAACCGGAAATGCCATAGTCCAACAGCGGGTGGATCATCCGGTTGTAGATCAGGTTGGGACGCTGGCGGATCCAGACATCGTCGTAGTTGATGGAGCCATCGAGCATGGCGATGGCATCCGCTTCGTCGTTGGCGTAATACTCTTCCATCTCCGCGGCAAAGTGCGGGAAGTCGTTGGTCATCTGGATGGGCATCCATCCCTCGATCGTGGAGCTACCCCATGCGCCCCAGATGATGGCGGTGGGAACGCCGGTTTTCTGGTAGTTTTCATAGGCGAAGACCGTGCCGACGGAAGTCCAGAAGCTCGGATCGGAGTTGCCGTGCCAGGTCATCGAAGCGGTGGTCTGCGGGGAGGTGGCCGCCATGGAGCGTACCTGCAGGCAGCGGATGGGGGCGCCGTTGGTGATCGCGTCGATATAGGTGGTTGCACCCTCCATTTCGCTCAGCGGGCGAACCATGTTCGACTGTCCGAAGGCGATCCATACATCGCCGATCAGTACATCGGCGAGCGTATTGGTTTCGCCGTTGCTGATTACGTCCATCTGGTAGGGGCCGCCGTAGCCCATGGCGGGCAGTACTGCGGTCCAGTTTCCTTCGGCATCGGCCGTGGTGTTGGTTGAAGTGCCGTTGATCGAAACCGAAACCGAGGCGCTGGCATCGGCCAGGCCCCAAACCGATACGGCTTTGTCGCGCTGCAGCACCATTCCATCCTGGAACGGCGAACCCAGTTTCAGGCCGCCCGATCCGGCAACTTTCGTTCCCGTCACATAGAAGGTCAAGTCCTGGTCATAAGACGTATTGGTCGTTGATTCGGTTCGAAGCGTTCTTCCTCTTGGGTATGTGGACCCCCCGGAGCCGATTCCCAACTGGAGAAACTGGGCTCCTGTGGCATCCGCGTCGTTGAAGACGATGAACGCGCCATAAGCCGTGTTTTCGGCGAGTTCCAGCGGTGTGTCGAAGCCGAAGTGCAAATAATGCCCGCCCGTAATCGATTCCGGCAGCTCATAAACATCGCCATTCACCAGCACTTCGCCAACGCCGGTTCCATTCATCGGGTCGCCGTCGCTCAGGTTTCCATCGCCCGTGATCCACTTGTCCATGGTGTCGGCGTCTGCCGTGGGGCTCCACTCAAAAATCCAAAGCTGAATGGTGTCGTTGGTTCCAAAGGTGTGGGTGGTGTGCTTTTTAAGCGCGAATTCCGTCACGCTCCAAGCCTTGTTGGCATCGCCCGTGTCGGCGGTGGTGAAGGTTTGTCCGCGGCTGAAGCCTGAGTTGGCATGGTTGGTTCCGAATGCGCGGGTGTAGCTACCCATTTGGGAATGCTTTGCGGCCTCGCCGCCGGGCTCGGTCGTGTCAACGGTAAGCGTTGCCCCTAGGCTGGTCTGGCATAGCAGGGCAACCACGCCCATTGCCATGGTGAAGCTTCGTGTGGTCTTCATGGTCCATCTCCTTTTGGTGGGTTGTTCAACTTATTAACACTGCGTTCCGCACGGTTGATCACTATGGAGGGTCAACCATGTTGGAACTTTTTATCAAAGGTGTTGAGTTGATATATTGTACAATTCACGCACCTTGGTGCACGCTAGCGGCGTGGGCGTCTCTTCCCGGATTGAGGCGGGAAGGATTGTTGCCGATGGGGGTGGACATTTGGACGAACGATGCTTTAAAGGATATCTTCCCGGCAGGTGAATCGCTACCGGGATGGAGATGGCCGATATGGGTTTGGAACGCGATGGGTTGACGGAAAAATACAAGAAGCGCCGCGCCGCCGTCTTGCGGGCTGCCGTTAAGCAAAGCGACGGCCGGGTTGCCGGATTGATGATCACCAATCCGGTGGATGTGCACTATCTGAGCGGTTTGCGCGAGGGCTGCCCGGCACTGCTGATCGGCAAGAAATGGTGCGTGCTGTTCACCTCGAACATGTTCAAGGATCTCGTGCCGCGCTTTGCCCCCGGTGCCGAAACGATGCTCTTCAAGCATCTCGACCAGGAGATGGCCGGCATCTTCAACAGCCGCGGCGTTAAGGGCATCGGTATACAAACCGACCATATGGCCATCGATCGCTACCGCTCGCTATGCAAAACGATTCCGGAAAAGAAGTTGGTTCCGGTGCCCGGGGTGGTGGGGCGCTGTCGGGCGGTGAAGGACGACGGCGAAATTGCCCTAACGCAAAAGGCCATCCGGATTGCGGAAAAGGCGATGAAGCAGTTGCTGGGCGGCGGCGCGGGCTATTTTATCGGCAGGACCGAAAAGCAGTTGGCGGCCGAGCTGGAATACCGGATGCGCTCGCTGGGGGCGGACAAGCAGGGCTTCCAAGGCAATGGAACCATTGTGGGCGCCGGTCCCAACAGTGCCGCATGCCACCATGTGCCCACCAACCGCAAGGTGAAGAGAGGCGATCCGGTACTCTTCGACTGGGGCGCCGAGCTGGACGGCTACCGCAGCGACATGACGCGCGTGGTGTTCATTGATTCGGTGCCGGAGAGGATCGGTAAAATCTATTCGTTGGTGCGCGAGGCGCATTTGGCGGCGGTCGACCTGCTGAAGCCCGGCGTCTCCTGCCGCAAGGTGGATGCGGCCGCCAGGGATTGGATTGCGGCGGCGGGATACACCACGGAGTTCCGGCATGGGCTCGGGCATGGCATTGGTCTGCAGATCCATGAAGCGCCGACGCTCGGAACCGCGTCCAAGGAACGGCTTAAAAAAAACATGATCGTAACGATTGAACCCGGCATCTACTTCATCGGCACCGGCGGTGTGCGGTTGGAGGACGACTACCTGATCACCTCGGACGGCTGCAAAAACCTCTGCACCCTCCCGACCAAGCTGGATAAATGGATATTAACCTAATGTGGAATAACCTGAACCGATCCATGATGTTTTGCCAAATGTTGTTTGGCCTCTCCTATTACGGCGTGATGGGTATCTTGACGCCCTTTTTCCTGGAGCTCGATTATAGCGAAGAACAAACCCTGCTGATCCTCGGCGCATTCTCTGCCATCGGCCCCCTGTTCGCCGTGGCCGGCGGCTTCGTTGCCGATAAATTCCTCGGGGCGTATCGGGGCCTCACCATCGCCTGCATGGGTTTTGCGGCCGGCTACCTCCTGCTCGTGCTGGCCGCATGGGTGCGGAATGTTCCCTTGGCATTGAGCGGCATCGCGCTCGCGAGTTATTTCCGCGGCCTCATGTCGCCCTCCTATCCGAGCCTTTACAAGCGCACGTTCAAAACGCAGGAGGATTTTGAAAATGGCATTCCGGTAAACTATTCGGTCAATAACGTGGGTGCGTTTTTGGGGATGTACCTCTTCCCGGCGTTGATTCTCAAGGCCGGGTTCCAAGGGGGGTTCCTGTTGTCCGCGCTTTTGAGCGCACTGGCGCTCGGCACGCTGGTGTTCATGCGCCGGCCGCTCAGGGGCGTGGCGGCGGAGATTGACCAGGCGCCCGTCGGCGTCCGGAACTGGCTGGCGTTTTTCGCGGTATCGGCGGCGATGACCGGCTTGGTGTTCTTCATGTTTTCGAACATGGAAGCGGGGCGGATCATGGTCTACGTGATCGGCGGTGCGGCGATTCTCTATTTTGTTTCGCTGATGTTCACGTTCGGCCGCGCGCAGCGGCTGGAGATGGGCACCATCCTGGTGATGATGTTTCTGACCACCTGTTTCTATGTCTATTACGGACAGATCATGACCTCGTTGAACCTGGTGGCCATCAATACCATGCGCGGCGACCTCTTCGGCATCATCCCCATTACCCCGGCAGCCTCCATGTCGATGAATCCATTGTGGTGCATGGTGGCGGGCCCGGTGATTGCCCTGGTCTTCTCGAAGATGGAAAAGCGTGGCATCAATTGGTCGACGGCCACCCGGGTTGCCATCGCCTTCGTGCTGACGGCCATCGCCTTCGGAACCATGACGGCGGCCATGGAACTGGTGGGCGCCGATGCGGTGGTTCGTCCGGAAATCTTTCTCGTGGTTCATCTCTTCCAGGCGTTCGCGGAAGTCATCGTGGGGGCGTTGGTGGTGGCCTTCATCCTGTCGGTCGCACCGCGGCGCATCGAAAACTTTTCGGTCAGTCTCTTCTCCGTTGCCATCGCGTTGAGCGGAATTTTCGGTGCGGTCTTCTCGACCTCCATCGCGCAGGAAAAGGGGATGGAGATTACGCAGGGGATTGTTCAAGAGGTCTATGGCAACTATTTCGGGCTGCTGACGGTTCTGGCCGTAGTCATGGTTGGCATCGCCTTCGGCGCCTCGGTCATCATTCGCAACATGCTCGCCGCCGCCAAGCAGTCAGCTGTGTTGTTGTGCGGTGTGCTGTTGGCCTGGTGCATCGTTCCGCCGGCTGAGGCCGCCGGGGCTGAACGGGGGGAGGCGACGAACCCGGTGCATATCGGAAACGTGGGCGGCTATGCGCATATCGGCAAGGAAAACGCCGCCGATTCGTATGGTGCCGGGTTTTCGATGTATACGGCGGCCTGGCCCTTGCATCCCCGGCATCCCGGGCGCCGCTTCCAATCCGGTTTGTTCGGAACGTGGATGTTTCCCGCGAACAACCAGCCGGCCCCCATTAAACTTTACACCGATATCGAGGGGGGGCTCGGCTGGTGGCGCAACACGGAATATCCCACAACGACGCCCAAATTCATTATGGGGGGCGTGGAACTGAATTTCCGTGGATGGGCCAACGGGCCCGGCGCGGGGAAGGGCAAGGACTGGAACAATCCCAAGGGGCACTATGGCGTGGCGCAGCTGAGCCCCTGGCTGTTGTTTCCGCCGGACGGGTTAAACCTGAAGCAGGGCACCTGCGGCGAACTGTTCGGATACGGCTATCACCCGCTGCCGCTCACTGAACCGAAAACCACCACGGCGGGGGCGGATGTCCCGACCGGGAACCACTCCTGGACGCTGTTCCTTGGCACAGGCAATTTCAAGGGGCCGGTCGCGTTTTTCACGCCCTACTTCTGGTCGCGCGCATCGGTCGACGAGCCGAGCGTGGCGGGCATGTTCCTCGACAGCCGCCCCTCAAAGGCGAACCGCTCCCTTTCGATGGAGACCCAACACATTCTGTGCGCGCAGGTGACCGACTCCAAGGGCGAGACCTTCGCCCGGATGGCGCCGACCCTGTTCCCCGTCGGCCCCAAGGGCGATTCGCTGATCATGCACCGCCTGAGCGTCTACGACAAAACCGCCCTGTGGGACGGAGTCGAGGCCTGGTTCAACGGTGGCGATCCGGTTGACGGCCGCTTCGCCCCCGGGGGAACCTTCACGCAACGGTTCAACGGCAAGGGCGGCGTGGGGTGGAAGGTTTACATGAAGCATGTTCCCAAGGAAGACCGGGCTCCGTTCGCGATGGATTTCATGAAGCCGGATGCGGCGGATCCATACACCTTCCGCTATCTGTGGGACCTGGATACGGTCTCGCTGAAGAAAACCTCGCGGGGAGCCGTGGTGGAGCTGCCGCAGCTGTATCGTCTGGATACATCCGGAAAGAGCAAGAACGGGAAATGGATTCCAACGCGCACGGCGAGCATCGAGGCCAAGCAACAATTGGGCGAGGCCGACTTCAGTCCGAACCCGAAGGAAACACCCTATGTCTACACGACGCCGGAAGACCCCGGCAGTTGCTGGAAAACCCCCGGCCCCGTGGCGGGGCCGTTCAAGGCGAACCTGGGCGACGGCAGCGCGGTGACCTACCATTGGTATCGCTTCGCCGACCAGCCCGCGCTGCTCAATGCCGACCTGACCGACGAAGAGCGCGAAGCCCTGCAGAAGAAGGTGGAAAAAATCCACGCGCATTGGAAAAACGATCGCGACTATCTGGCACCGCCCACCGTTGGAACGCTCGCGGACCTCGACCCCGCGTTGATCGTTTCCCCGCCGAAGGGCATGGAGGTCGGCTATGTCCCGATCGTCACCCGGCAGGAGCCGCAATAGGAAAAAGAACATGAAAACGATTCAACAGATTTTTTTGACCGCGAAGACGCAAAGGCGCAAAGGAAATGAATTGGGGATTCTTAGCGTCTTAGCGTCTTTGCGGTCATTAATACTCGCCACCCTGTTCTTGTCGGTCGCGGCGTGGGCGGCGGTGCCGGAGATCGATGCGGTGGATTGGCCGGTGTTCATGGCCGGGCAGGACCTGCAGTGGAAAAAGCTTCCGTCCAAATGGTTCGAAGGGCCGTTCCTCGGCAA from Pontiella desulfatans includes these protein-coding regions:
- a CDS encoding sialate O-acetylesterase yields the protein MKTTRSFTMAMGVVALLCQTSLGATLTVDTTEPGGEAAKHSQMGSYTRAFGTNHANSGFSRGQTFTTADTGDANKAWSVTEFALKKHTTHTFGTNDTIQLWIFEWSPTADADTMDKWITGDGNLSDGDPMNGTGVGEVLVNGDVYELPESITGGHYLHFGFDTPLELAENTAYGAFIVFNDADATGAQFLQLGIGSGGSTYPRGRTLRTESTTNTSYDQDLTFYVTGTKVAGSGGLKLGSPFQDGMVLQRDKAVSVWGLADASASVSVSINGTSTNTTADAEGNWTAVLPAMGYGGPYQMDVISNGETNTLADVLIGDVWIAFGQSNMVRPLSEMEGATTYIDAITNGAPIRCLQVRSMAATSPQTTASMTWHGNSDPSFWTSVGTVFAYENYQKTGVPTAIIWGAWGSSTIEGWMPIQMTNDFPHFAAEMEEYYANDEADAIAMLDGSINYDDVWIRQRPNLIYNRMIHPLLDYGISGFVWYQGEANAGNATDADQYGDTLPAFVTEYRSLFGQGDLAFYGVQLPSYNSTYWPWFREAQDQLLTIPNAYVAVTLDTGLSGNIHPYDKGPIGQRLSLLAQKYEYGLPVEAHGPTLSSVSIAGSDVTVSFSSATGLTTDDAADPAAFEVAGADAVFHAADSASISGSDVTVSSTSVATPMYVRYAWLPYAKDTINLVNSDGLPAAPFRTDTEWADPAPTFSADPFSADPAEENVEYTGSIASAATGAELVFSNLTTGTWLSIAEDGTLGGTPAPGDVGVNSFNVQVTDNIGRTATATMTIEVLAYVAPDLSKYVDTFDGDGLDVNTGSGGGLEYVALTSYTLYVTDNSDNLVFSQGLGSNLGAQHGGVHTANTFPVTHGFTLDVTYSIVGVPGTLSESVGIGLIDGVEGLPGMLYAATKQESLGISLTARNGNQGLNHCTYTEGDAAGILTSLSTAQTISAGTDRTFSLTVDADGNYSYSVDGAAATMGTTTFDLTKEYHFAIYSQRASTGLEIQSVSFVPVNVVTGIGDITMDLSGGGGTHAGFSWYGQSGANYELQARESLTVGIWETVTNVAGEDAVISITEEMDKDNEFYRVKLAE
- a CDS encoding M24 family metallopeptidase; amino-acid sequence: MGLERDGLTEKYKKRRAAVLRAAVKQSDGRVAGLMITNPVDVHYLSGLREGCPALLIGKKWCVLFTSNMFKDLVPRFAPGAETMLFKHLDQEMAGIFNSRGVKGIGIQTDHMAIDRYRSLCKTIPEKKLVPVPGVVGRCRAVKDDGEIALTQKAIRIAEKAMKQLLGGGAGYFIGRTEKQLAAELEYRMRSLGADKQGFQGNGTIVGAGPNSAACHHVPTNRKVKRGDPVLFDWGAELDGYRSDMTRVVFIDSVPERIGKIYSLVREAHLAAVDLLKPGVSCRKVDAAARDWIAAAGYTTEFRHGLGHGIGLQIHEAPTLGTASKERLKKNMIVTIEPGIYFIGTGGVRLEDDYLITSDGCKNLCTLPTKLDKWILT
- a CDS encoding glycine C-acetyltransferase, with translation MMEKGLERFRCELDGIREGGWLKNERVLESAQGAAIGVGGAEVLNFCANNYLGLANHPALVAAAHAGLDNWGYGMSSVRFICGTQQLHKQLEKKVSDFLGTDNTILYSSCFDANGGLFETLLTDGDAVISDALNHASIIDGVRLCKAQRHIYANSNMEELEVRLQETQDCRIRLIATDGVFSMDGTIANLPAICELADRYNALVMVDDSHAVGVLGKGGRGTPEHCGVMGRVDILTGTFGKALGGASGGYASGRQEVIDLLRQRSRPYLFSNTIAPPIAAASIRALELVSSPNDLLGRLTANTAYFRMRMKEAGFDVPEGDHPIVAIMLGDARLATAMAERLLGRGIYVIGFSFPVVPREKARIRVQISAAHSMENLDDAIEQFSAVYRELA
- a CDS encoding aminopeptidase P family protein produces the protein MLKGRPMEKPAVEHVKQLRALLKENRLDAYVVPSADPHQTEYVHPHWRCRAWLSGFTGSAGTAVVMAEKAGVWADGRYFIQAERELEGSGFELFKMKMDGVPELIDWLAENVPQGGAVGVDGRLITAKQGKEWAEKLEKKKARLVTDVDLVSQVWIDRPELPTDPAKRWPVEYAGRSAADKLKEIRAAMEEQDADTYLISSIYDVNWLFNIRGNDTAHTPLLTSYALVEKDKATLFAEEAKLTQEVREGLAAEGIGVAPYDGIFEAVEELPESAAVFLCEERVSAALRRRIPCKVVEGKELASLPKARKNETELHNWERVHELDGVAMVRYWKWLEENVPNGGVDEVDASDELERLRLANPECLDLSFTSISGYGPNAAMMHYCAKRGDCATLEPKGFYLIDSGGQYLGGTTDITRTFALGELTDEQRMDYTLVLKGVINLSSTRFLKGTAGNNLDVLARLAMWEHGVDYKCGTGHGVGCYLNVHEGPQGISAHKTCDTPFEPGMLLTIEPGVYKEDRHGIRIENMAVVEEDCETECGIFYRFRTQTLCPVDTAPLKAELMTEKELKWLNAFHQKVFDRLAPHLSAEERAWLENKTRPFPAEVGHKG